In Rhodothermus sp., the genomic stretch ACTGATCGGAGGCGGGTCGCCCCTGAACCGACTAACGCGAGAGCAAGCCCAGGCGCTGGAGCGTCTGTTGAACCGTCGTTTTGGACAACCGACCGGCGTGCACTTCCGCACCTATATCGCTATGCGTTACTGGCATCCGTACAGTGAAGAGGCTGCGCAGCAAATGGAAGCTGAAGGAGTGGATAAAGTTGTTCTGCTCCCGCTCTATCCGCAGTATTCCAAAACCACGACCGGCTCTTCACTACTGTACTGGTGGATGCTGGAGCAGACGGGTGAGATTCCACGCTGGCCCACCACCTACGTGTACGAATATGCGGCCCATCCCAAGTATATTCAGGCAATCAGTGAGCGCATCGACGAGGCGCTGCAACGTTTTCCTAAAGCGGTGCGCTCGGCGGTTCACCTGGTCTTCAGCGCACACGGCACGCCGCTGATTGAGATGAAGGAACGGCGTGATCCCTACTGCTGTCTGATTCATTCCACGGTGGATCGGGTCATGGCTTATCGTGGCCATGACCGGCCCTACCATGTATCGTTCCAGAGTAAGGTGGGGCCGGGCGAATGGCTGACCCCGAGCACCCCCGACAAGCTGGCGGAACTGGGACGCCAGGGCGTGCAGGCGGTACTGATGGTCCCGGTGGCGTTCGTGACCGACCATATCGAGACTTCGTTTGAACTGGATATTGAAGTGCGTGAGGAAGCCGAGCAGTTCGGGATTACGCATTACGAAGTGATGCCGGCGCTGAACTGCCATCCGCTGTTTATTGAGGCCCTGGCAGAAGTGACCGTGGCCCAGCTCCGCTTGCCGGTAACTTCTGAGGCGGCAGGTTCCGCGGGTGATGGCATGCCGGATACCCCACCGTATCCTGTTCGGCCGCTCGACGAGCTGCCTCGCTACCATCCACGGGTGCGCAAGACACGTTGCCATCAATGCGAACATATCACGGAAGCACGGTGCTGGATTCCTTCAGAGTGTGAGCCGGTGCGAGCGCAGCCGGAAAGCACAGCGCCGCCTAAGCCTTCGATGCAACCCAAACGGCCCGCTTCCTAACGATGCAACTGTCGCAGAGCCAGGCCCTTTTTGAGGCGGCACAGCGCGTCATCCCCGGAGGGGTAAACTCGCCGGTTCGCGCATTTGGCAGTGTAGGGGGAACGCCGCCATTCATTGTACGGGCGACAGGTGCCTATATCGAAGACGTTGATGGCCATCGTTATATCGATTATGTCGGTTCCTGGGGCCCGATGCTCTTCGGGCATGCTGCTCCTGAGGTCGTACGGGCTATTCAGGAAGCAGCTACCCGTTCGCCTTCATTTGGAGCGCCTACTGAGCTCGAGGTGCGGGTGGCCGAGTTGATCTGTGCGTTGGTCCCTTCAATTGAGATGGTACGCCTCGTCAACTCGGGCACCGAGGCGACGATGAGTGCTGTGCGCCTGGCGCGTGCCTACACAGGGCGTCCTAAAATCATCAAGTTCGAAGGGCATTATCATGGGCACGCCGACTTTTTTCTGATTGCCGCCGGAAGTGGGGCACTCACCTTTGGCCAGCCCAATTCGCCCGGGGTGACGCCAGGAACGGCACAGGACACCTTGCTGGCCCGGTTCAACGACCTGCAGCACGTTGAACAGCTTGTCGCGGCAAACGACGGGGAAATCGCTGCCATTATTCTGGAACCTGTAGCCGGCAATATGGGATGTGTGCCGCCAAGGCCGGGCTTCCTGGAAGGATTGCGGAAGCTTTGCGACCGGCACGGCATCCTGCTGATCTTCGACGAGGTGATGACGGGCTTTCGGGTGGCGCGTGGAGGAGCGCAGGAACGCTATGGGGTATTGCCTGATCTGACTACACTGGGCAAGATTATCGGGGGCGGCCTGCCCGTGGGCGCCTACGGTGGACGGCGCGAGATCATGGAATACGTTGCCCCTCAGGGTCCTGTCTATCAGGCGGGTACGCTTTCCGGCAATCCCCTGGCTATGGCAGCGGGGTATGCCGTACTGCGCAAGATCGCCGAAAGTCCCGACCTCTATGAACGCCTGGAAGCGTTTGGGGCAGCGCTGGAAGCGGGCATTCGCGAGAACCTGAGAGGACTGGGATTGGACCTATACTTCACACGGGTGGGTGCCATGGCCACTCTGTTCTTCACGTCGGAACAGGTGGTGGACTATGAGACGGCCCGTCGATGCGATGTGCGGCGTTTCGCTCGCTACTTCCATGCCATGCTGGAAGAAGGCATCTATTTGCCACCGTCACAATTCGAGGCCTTCTTCTTCTCCACAGCCCATGGCGAACGTGAGCTGGAACTGACGCTCAGCGCGCAGCGCCGGGCGCTTGCGCGCGCTTTCGCCGACGACGGCGACGGGGGGTAGCAGCCGCGTCGGTCGAGGATTCGACAAAGCGCAGGTCAATCTGTCGCGTAGCTGGGTCTGCCCGTACGACCCTTACCTCAACGACGTCGCCCGGACGATAGCTTTTGCCCGAATAAAGTCCGCGTAGTGTGTAGCGGCGTTCGTCGTACTCGTAATAATCGTCACCCATATCCCGCACATGCACCAACCCCTCGACCCACACCCCTTCGAGTTCGACAAACACCCCGAAATTGGTGACGCTGCTGACTACGCCACGGAACTGCTCGCCTACGTGTTGCTGCATGTACTGCACCTGCTTGAAGCGTACCGAATCACGCTCCGCTTCTTCGGCCGCCCGCTCTCGTTCGGAACAGTGCTGGCAACGGACCTCCAGTTCATCGGCATCGACAGCTGGCGCTTGCTTTGTGTGCTGCAGATATTGCTTGAGCAAGCGGTGAACCATCAGATCTGGGTAACGCCGAATCGGGCTGGTGAAATGCGTATAGAAGTCAAACGCCAGCCCATAGTGGCCGATGTTCTGCGTGGAGTAACGGGCTTTAGCCATCGCCCGCAGTGCCGCTTCTTCGATAACTGGTGCTTCAGGGGTGCCTTTCACCTGTTGTAGTAACGCGTTGAGAGCGCTGGAAGCGACACTACCCTCTTCGATTTCCAGGCGATAGCCAAAAATCCGCACATACTGGGCAAGCTGTCGGATTTTCTCGGCATCAGGCCGATCGTGGATACGATAGACAAAAGGAGGGGCCTCGGGACGCCTGCCGATCGTCTCGGCCACCAGCCGGTTGGCCAGCAGCATAAACTCTTCGATTAGCTGATGAGCGGCAAGCCGCTCCTTACGATAGAGACGCACCGGGTTGCCAGCTTCATCCAGTTCAACCTTCACTTCAGGTAAATCGAAATCGATCGCACCGGCTTTCATGCGAGCCCTGCGAAGTTGCTGGGCCAGTTGATGGGCCTGGCGTATGGGCTTGGCCAGTGGGTGATCCGCACCGTCGATGATGGCCTGCGCCGCTTCGTAGGTGAAACGCTCTCGAGAATGAATGATGGTTTCTCGGATCTGATAGCGCACGACCTGCGCCGAAGGGGTCAGCTCCATGAGGACCGAATAGGTCAACTTATCCTCGCCTGGACGCAACGAGCAGACCTGATTGGAAAGCTTTTCGGGGAGCATAGGGATTACGCGATCCACCAGATAGACGCTGGTGCCGCGCTGATACGCCTCTTCGTCAAGTGCAGAACCCGGTCGGACGTAGTAGCTGACATCTGCAATGTGCACGCCTACTTCGATGTGGCCGTTGGGTAGCTGTCGCAGGTGCAGGGCATCGTCAAAGTCCTTGGCGTCGGCGGGATCGATCGTGAACACCTCGCGGTCGCGCAGATCCAACCGGCGGCGGTATTCGCGTGCAGGAATGGTTTCCGGAATGCGTTCGGCTTCCCTGAGGGCTGCTTCGGGGAAGCCAGTACGGACGTCTTTGCTGAGCGCCAGTGCCAGCACCTGCACCCGAGGATCACTGGCAGGGCCAAGCACTTCAAGCACGCGCCCTTCCGGGGAGGCTTTGGGATCATCAAAGCGATCGATAGAGACGATCACCTTATCACCGGCACGAGCACCGTTGAACGCTTCGCGGGGTACGTAGATATCGCGGGTCAGGCGTGGATTGTCAGGCACAACGAGGGCAAAAGCACCGCGTGGATAGAAGGTCCCGACCGTACGGGTACGCCGACGCTCCAGCACTTTCAGGACTTCGCCCTCACGGCGGCGGTTGCCGCGGGCCGGCGCCGCCAGCCCTACCAGTACGCGGTCGCCATCGAGCGCCGTGCCCATGTGGGCTTCGCTGATGTAGATGTCCTCCTCTTCCTGTCCTTCGACTTCCACAAAGCCGTAGCCCTGTGGATGCACACGTAGAATGCCTTCGACACGATAGGGACGGCGCTCGTAGGTGTAGCGCCCCCCCTTAACGCGGGCCACCAGATGCTGATGTTCCAGCTCCGATAGTACTTCCCAGAAACGCTGGTACGCCTTGTAGTCGCGCAGGTCCAACAGCTTGGCCAGCTCTTTGGGACGAAAGGCTCTGTGAGCGTTGTTGCGCAAGAGCGAAAGAATCGACCGCCGGATCTGGGGACGGGTGGGAGGGCGCCTGGGCTTAGAAACGATGGATTGCTGCTGTCCGGATGCTTTTTTCTTGCGTGCCAAGGTATTTTGCAGGTAGCTGTTTGAGGATTAGCGACGGTGTTCAACGTTGGCCTGCTTCGAGTTGTTGCCAACCTGGGTTAGCGGCGGGGGGGCTGAAGTAGAACGATCCGGGATCAACCAGCCAAAGAGTCGGTGCAACAGACGCCGCCAGCTGGGAAAGTCGGTCTGATAGGAAAAGCCGGCCCCCGTGATGCTGGTCAAGGTGTAGTCGTTGAGCACGTCGTCTTCACGACGGTAGAACACCTGTACCGATACGCTGGGCGTCAATCGCACCTCCACAATAAATTCACCCAGCAGGTTTTGCTGGCCGTTGGCCGTGTTTTCTCCGCGGTAGACACCCTGGCCGCGGATGATCAGACGTTCGTTGAGCAGGCGCAGGGCCACGCCATAGGTGACATCCAGGCGCTGAGCGCCTTCGCCCTGTACTCCCAGTAACAGATCAACGTTGGGGAGTACCTGGCTCAGGTAGCGATTGAGCTGGCTGGCGATGAGTTGTGAGAGACTATTGAAAGCCAGCTGGTTGCCCGACGAGGTGAGCGTTTCTGGATTGGTGCGTTCGGTAGTGAGGAGAAACGAGTTGGTCAACAGGACGCTGGTGGCATATTCAGCCGCACGTTCGGGCTGGTTGAGCAGGGCTTCCAGACTTTCGTAGCCGGCCAGCGGCTCATTGATCGAACGGTCGACGGCCAGGCGCAGGTTGACCTGAGGGGCTTCGACGCGTCCGGTAATATGCATCTGCACAATAAGTGGGATCAGGCCGGACCCCTGACCCAGCGCGCCCGGCAGGCCCGCCCGGGAAGCACGGGTACGATAAGCCGCCTGAAGATCAAGTCGCGCGTTGATGGGGTCTCCGTCCCAGATGATCGTGCCGCCTTCGATAAGAAAGCGACGTACAAAGATTTCACCGGCAGTGAACAGATAATCGCCTTCGGTTACGTTCAGCTGTCCGAAAGCCTGGAAGGTGCCTTCCTGGCGGATAATCTGCAGCCGACCGCTCCCGCGGGCGTTGATGATGTCGCCCAGCAGGGGGTCGATTACCAGCCGGACCGTAGTGCCCTGAGGGGCCAACAGGTTCAGGTCCAGGTCCAGTCCGTCCAGAAAAGGTCGCTCGCCGGGCGGGCGACCGGCCAGCAGGTTGGGGCGACGAGTCGGCCGTTTCGGAATACGACCTGTCGAGTCGGCAAAGATGATGAACGCTTCGTCTGTCTCGGTACCGGTTTCAGCCAGGGGAATGTAAATCTCACTTTGGGAGAGCACTTTACCGTCGGCTGTCTGTAACCGGGCGCTGTAGAGCGGGCCGCTAAGCGTAAACGTCCCCTGCCCCCATATTTTGCCGTAAAATGGAAGATTTCGACTGTAGGTAACGTTCATGACCTGTAAGCCTTCCAGACGAGCTGTCAGACCAAAGGAAAAAAACTGGTAATCGTTAAAGAAAATGCGGCCATCCACGCGAGCCTGTCCGCCACCTGGATCCTGCAGGTATACGCCGTCCAGCAACAGGCCGATCTCATCAATGAGAACGGATCCTTCCAGCTGGTAGTGCAGATTGAAACGGGGAATCTCAAAAGCCCCTGCGTGTAGCTGCAGGGCGGCATTAAAGATGGGGCGTCGGAAGGTGCCGGTGATGCGTCCTCGACCGACGAAGTAACCCTGTACGTTGGCGATTAGATCTGGAAAAATGTAAGTGAAAAAGAAGGCGTCGGCATGCCTGGTTTCCAGGTGCAGGTCCAGTTGACCCGCATCAGTGATCGAAGGGAGACGGACGGTGCCGAATAGCCGAAGCCGGTTGGTAGCACCTGTGGTGGGGTCAGGATCCAGGCGCGCATCCAGTGCAAGCCAGGGGGATCCTGGTATGTAGTGGCTGACAAGCCGGAGGGTACCCAGAGGATGCCGGTCGTAGTGCAGGTGGTGAATTCGGAGGAAACCGGCCAGTTGCGGCATCCCGAACGCACTTACCAGGCTGAGTTCACCGTCCAGGCGACCGGACAGTTTACGGGCGCGACCCAGGGCATGGGTGAGCTCTTGCAATGCGATGCCATGCAGTGCTACATAGGCCGTATCCGTTGGCTGTGCCGAAAGTAGCCCCCGTAGCTCAATGCGGCCGGCCGTTGTATCGGTGACCGGCTGGTTGTACAGAATGGTCGGGTAAATTACCACGGCATCAGCATACAGGTCGAGACGAGCCGGACGCGTCAGATGCCAGCGATAATTACGAACCTGCCAGAAGAACTCCTGCAGGGTCAGTCGATTGAAACGATCCATCAGGTCCAGTGTGGCGGTCAGGCGTAGTGTTTCACCCATTGAGTCAGGCTGGCTGCTAAGGCTCACCTGCATTCCGCCGGGCTGCAGGTAGCCCACCAGTCGGACCTGCCGTAGCTGTTGCAAGCGGGCGCTTTGCCATTCGAACAGCCCGATGAGCGAGCGATCGACCACGCGTCCGGTGGCAAGTTGAAGGCGTCCCCGGATGTTTTGCTGCCTGAGGAAACCAATCTGCAGCGTATCGGCCTGGAATTCCAGGATCAGCTGGAGCGTGTCGGCATCTGCCCGGGTCCGCAGGGTTCCGGTCAGATCGGTACGTATGGCTGGTAGACCGACCAGTGGCTGTAACCAGTCGAGCCGGTGCACCTGTAGCTGTCCCTGCAAGGATAGTCGGGGGAGATCGGAAGCCAGCGGAGGTACCTGAGCAGGATGGGGAGAACGGTAGAAAGGCTTGTCGGTCTGCCGATGGAAAGCACGGGCAAAAGCGTGTTGCCAGTGGCGGAGGATTCGGAGGAGCTGGGAAGGGGGCAGGTTGCCTCGAAGGTCCGCAGAGAGCAGATCGCCTGAAACCTGCAACCAATACCGCGCAGTATCCGGGTGCGTCAGCTGCAGAAGTAGGGAGGCGGGTAGGAGCCTCCAGGATTGATCGGTCCGCCGGGCAAAAGAAGAATCCAGTGCCAGGTAGGCGGTGACGGCCAGGTGCGGCCAGTCGTGCCCGGAGCCTTCCAGGGACAATGTAGCATTAACTTGAGTGTGTAGCGTATCGGGGTGCAGATAAGGGCCCAGGTCGAACTGCTGGGCTATGGCCTGTATCCGAAAGCGATGGGTTTCGGGCGTGACTTGATAGAATGCCGTAGCCGTGAGATGGCCGCGCTGCTGGGGCAGAACAAATGTAGCCCAGAAACGGGCATCGCTTCGCTGCAGAGTGAAAAGTAGCGAGTCATCGGTATTGCCACCAAACGGGCGAGGGTCCAGCCGAAGATGGAGGTCAAATTGTCGGGAACCCTGCCCATGCAATACGGCCAGGCCAGTGAGTGAGGAGGGTAATAATGGACTGTTTGGCCACAGGTAAGTAGGCTGCACATTGCGCAAACGCGCCTGTACTTCATAAGCCAGGGGTGCGTCCGCATCCTTACGAGCCAGGCGAAACAGCCCTTCCAGCATGCCAGGAAGTCCCTGCAGGTGACCTCGGCCTTCCAGGCGCTGCAAACGAAGCGGAGTGAAGTCCAACAGACCACGCATCTCCAGGCGCAGGGTGGCCGGCGTGCCTGTTCGAAGCGGGAAAGGTGCAGTAGGCCAGTAGGCAGCCAGCACAGCGCTTTTCAGTCCAGTGCCAACGATCAGCAGGTCGAAGTCCAGTGAGTCGGGCAGTCCCAGCAGTGTCCCTTCCAGTTGGAGACGACTATCGGCTGTGGTCAGCTCCAGCTGATCCAGGACCAGCCCGTCGAGGGTACCGTGCAGGCGTCCGGCGATGCCGATGGGCTGTTGTAGAGGAAGGGCGGGAAACAGCTGACGCAGTTCGGTAAAATCAAGGGTGCCGGTATGCAGCTCAAGCTCCAGGGCCGATCTGGCCATAGACGTACCTGGAATAAGCTGACCACTGAGTGACAG encodes the following:
- the hemH gene encoding ferrochelatase produces the protein MTPRQFLKLYRYDERLVRGGYFSSAPLPVNPGETVGVVLLNLGGPDRTADVEPFLYNLFMDPAIIDMPLKGVWRHWLCRLIARLRAKKVGKDYELIGGGSPLNRLTREQAQALERLLNRRFGQPTGVHFRTYIAMRYWHPYSEEAAQQMEAEGVDKVVLLPLYPQYSKTTTGSSLLYWWMLEQTGEIPRWPTTYVYEYAAHPKYIQAISERIDEALQRFPKAVRSAVHLVFSAHGTPLIEMKERRDPYCCLIHSTVDRVMAYRGHDRPYHVSFQSKVGPGEWLTPSTPDKLAELGRQGVQAVLMVPVAFVTDHIETSFELDIEVREEAEQFGITHYEVMPALNCHPLFIEALAEVTVAQLRLPVTSEAAGSAGDGMPDTPPYPVRPLDELPRYHPRVRKTRCHQCEHITEARCWIPSECEPVRAQPESTAPPKPSMQPKRPAS
- the hemL gene encoding glutamate-1-semialdehyde 2,1-aminomutase, with the translated sequence MQLSQSQALFEAAQRVIPGGVNSPVRAFGSVGGTPPFIVRATGAYIEDVDGHRYIDYVGSWGPMLFGHAAPEVVRAIQEAATRSPSFGAPTELEVRVAELICALVPSIEMVRLVNSGTEATMSAVRLARAYTGRPKIIKFEGHYHGHADFFLIAAGSGALTFGQPNSPGVTPGTAQDTLLARFNDLQHVEQLVAANDGEIAAIILEPVAGNMGCVPPRPGFLEGLRKLCDRHGILLIFDEVMTGFRVARGGAQERYGVLPDLTTLGKIIGGGLPVGAYGGRREIMEYVAPQGPVYQAGTLSGNPLAMAAGYAVLRKIAESPDLYERLEAFGAALEAGIRENLRGLGLDLYFTRVGAMATLFFTSEQVVDYETARRCDVRRFARYFHAMLEEGIYLPPSQFEAFFFSTAHGERELELTLSAQRRALARAFADDGDGG
- a CDS encoding translocation/assembly module TamB domain-containing protein, whose protein sequence is MPVRVLGHIARRLLLLAAGVLVVSGILFMALTHTRVGRDFVRAQLEAAFHTFLNGQLQIGRLDGNLIRGLYATHVRFYLPDGRLLLSIDSVALRPSWRLLLQRTLALRRLELFHPKLFLYYEHGRWHWPQRADTTAVPKRSPWALSIAELRLHDGVIQTSRIGPAPEAVQQQKLFDYTRTRLDSLTLQATLEYYPDRLLLDLLQVRAHLTRPDRALRYLSGQLLYQEGRWLLPRLELALDKTLLSLSGQLIPGTSMARSALELELHTGTLDFTELRQLFPALPLQQPIGIAGRLHGTLDGLVLDQLELTTADSRLQLEGTLLGLPDSLDFDLLIVGTGLKSAVLAAYWPTAPFPLRTGTPATLRLEMRGLLDFTPLRLQRLEGRGHLQGLPGMLEGLFRLARKDADAPLAYEVQARLRNVQPTYLWPNSPLLPSSLTGLAVLHGQGSRQFDLHLRLDPRPFGGNTDDSLLFTLQRSDARFWATFVLPQQRGHLTATAFYQVTPETHRFRIQAIAQQFDLGPYLHPDTLHTQVNATLSLEGSGHDWPHLAVTAYLALDSSFARRTDQSWRLLPASLLLQLTHPDTARYWLQVSGDLLSADLRGNLPPSQLLRILRHWQHAFARAFHRQTDKPFYRSPHPAQVPPLASDLPRLSLQGQLQVHRLDWLQPLVGLPAIRTDLTGTLRTRADADTLQLILEFQADTLQIGFLRQQNIRGRLQLATGRVVDRSLIGLFEWQSARLQQLRQVRLVGYLQPGGMQVSLSSQPDSMGETLRLTATLDLMDRFNRLTLQEFFWQVRNYRWHLTRPARLDLYADAVVIYPTILYNQPVTDTTAGRIELRGLLSAQPTDTAYVALHGIALQELTHALGRARKLSGRLDGELSLVSAFGMPQLAGFLRIHHLHYDRHPLGTLRLVSHYIPGSPWLALDARLDPDPTTGATNRLRLFGTVRLPSITDAGQLDLHLETRHADAFFFTYIFPDLIANVQGYFVGRGRITGTFRRPIFNAALQLHAGAFEIPRFNLHYQLEGSVLIDEIGLLLDGVYLQDPGGGQARVDGRIFFNDYQFFSFGLTARLEGLQVMNVTYSRNLPFYGKIWGQGTFTLSGPLYSARLQTADGKVLSQSEIYIPLAETGTETDEAFIIFADSTGRIPKRPTRRPNLLAGRPPGERPFLDGLDLDLNLLAPQGTTVRLVIDPLLGDIINARGSGRLQIIRQEGTFQAFGQLNVTEGDYLFTAGEIFVRRFLIEGGTIIWDGDPINARLDLQAAYRTRASRAGLPGALGQGSGLIPLIVQMHITGRVEAPQVNLRLAVDRSINEPLAGYESLEALLNQPERAAEYATSVLLTNSFLLTTERTNPETLTSSGNQLAFNSLSQLIASQLNRYLSQVLPNVDLLLGVQGEGAQRLDVTYGVALRLLNERLIIRGQGVYRGENTANGQQNLLGEFIVEVRLTPSVSVQVFYRREDDVLNDYTLTSITGAGFSYQTDFPSWRRLLHRLFGWLIPDRSTSAPPPLTQVGNNSKQANVEHRR
- the rnr gene encoding ribonuclease R, coding for MARKKKASGQQQSIVSKPRRPPTRPQIRRSILSLLRNNAHRAFRPKELAKLLDLRDYKAYQRFWEVLSELEHQHLVARVKGGRYTYERRPYRVEGILRVHPQGYGFVEVEGQEEEDIYISEAHMGTALDGDRVLVGLAAPARGNRRREGEVLKVLERRRTRTVGTFYPRGAFALVVPDNPRLTRDIYVPREAFNGARAGDKVIVSIDRFDDPKASPEGRVLEVLGPASDPRVQVLALALSKDVRTGFPEAALREAERIPETIPAREYRRRLDLRDREVFTIDPADAKDFDDALHLRQLPNGHIEVGVHIADVSYYVRPGSALDEEAYQRGTSVYLVDRVIPMLPEKLSNQVCSLRPGEDKLTYSVLMELTPSAQVVRYQIRETIIHSRERFTYEAAQAIIDGADHPLAKPIRQAHQLAQQLRRARMKAGAIDFDLPEVKVELDEAGNPVRLYRKERLAAHQLIEEFMLLANRLVAETIGRRPEAPPFVYRIHDRPDAEKIRQLAQYVRIFGYRLEIEEGSVASSALNALLQQVKGTPEAPVIEEAALRAMAKARYSTQNIGHYGLAFDFYTHFTSPIRRYPDLMVHRLLKQYLQHTKQAPAVDADELEVRCQHCSERERAAEEAERDSVRFKQVQYMQQHVGEQFRGVVSSVTNFGVFVELEGVWVEGLVHVRDMGDDYYEYDERRYTLRGLYSGKSYRPGDVVEVRVVRADPATRQIDLRFVESSTDAAATPRRRRRRKRAQAPGAAR